The proteins below come from a single Limnobaculum xujianqingii genomic window:
- a CDS encoding DMT family transporter: MSQVKQSMALGITFALITAVLWGVVPIAMKQVLPVMTPYTLVWYRFSISALGLGLILAMQRKLPRLGLFRRPRWLILLLIAAVGLAANFVFFSSALQYLSPTASQVIGQLSPVGMLFASVLILKENMRVTQIIGAVMLIVGLILFFNTNLIEIFTRLTDYTRGVLLGVCASLVWVSYGVAQKVLQRRLSASQILFLLYVLSTIFVTPLADPSEIYQLNSWQLACLAFCGLNTLVAYGALGEAMARWQVAQVSALITLTPLFTLLFSDLLALIWPDMFSSTVLNILGYSGAFIVVMGAMFSAAGHRLFPRRSEKNTGLPLK; encoded by the coding sequence ATGTCGCAGGTTAAGCAGAGTATGGCATTAGGCATAACATTTGCCCTGATCACCGCCGTGTTATGGGGTGTGGTGCCTATCGCGATGAAACAAGTTCTTCCGGTGATGACGCCTTATACGTTGGTATGGTATCGCTTTTCAATCTCGGCTCTTGGATTGGGCTTGATATTAGCGATGCAGCGTAAGTTGCCTCGTTTAGGTCTGTTTCGGCGGCCTCGCTGGTTGATATTGTTGCTTATTGCTGCAGTGGGACTGGCAGCTAACTTTGTTTTTTTTAGCTCGGCATTACAGTATTTGAGTCCAACTGCTTCGCAGGTCATAGGGCAGCTTTCTCCTGTAGGAATGCTGTTTGCCAGCGTACTTATTCTTAAAGAGAATATGCGGGTCACTCAAATTATTGGTGCGGTGATGCTGATAGTGGGTTTGATACTGTTTTTTAATACTAACCTGATTGAGATTTTCACTCGCCTGACGGATTACACCCGAGGTGTTTTATTAGGCGTGTGTGCATCTCTGGTTTGGGTGAGTTATGGCGTAGCGCAAAAGGTATTACAGCGTAGGCTTTCAGCCTCTCAAATCCTGTTTCTACTTTATGTGTTGAGCACTATTTTTGTGACTCCGTTGGCGGATCCATCGGAGATTTATCAACTGAATAGCTGGCAACTCGCCTGTTTAGCCTTTTGTGGTTTAAACACGCTGGTGGCTTACGGTGCGCTAGGAGAAGCCATGGCGCGCTGGCAAGTGGCCCAGGTGAGTGCATTAATCACCCTGACACCGCTGTTTACTTTATTATTTTCTGATTTATTAGCGCTGATATGGCCGGATATGTTCTCCAGCACTGTGCTAAATATACTTGGATATAGCGGCGCATTCATTGTGGTAATGGGCGCCATGTTTTCCGCTGCGGGCCATCGATTATTTCCCCGGCGGTCAGAGAAAAACACCGGTTTACCCCTGAAATAA
- the rplU gene encoding 50S ribosomal protein L21 — translation MYAVFQSGGKQHRVSEGQTVRLEKLDIATGETIEFDQVMMIANGDDVKIGVPFVDGSKIKAEVVAHGRGDKVKIVKFRRRKHYRKQQGHRQWFTDVKITGISA, via the coding sequence ATGTACGCGGTTTTCCAAAGTGGTGGTAAACAACACCGAGTAAGCGAAGGTCAAACTGTTCGCTTGGAAAAGCTGGACATCGCAACTGGTGAAACTATTGAGTTTGACCAAGTGATGATGATTGCTAATGGTGACGACGTTAAAATCGGCGTTCCGTTTGTAGACGGCAGCAAAATTAAAGCAGAAGTTGTGGCGCACGGTCGTGGCGATAAAGTTAAAATCGTTAAGTTCCGTCGTCGTAAACACTACCGTAAGCAGCAGGGCCACCGTCAGTGGTTTACTGATGTTAAAATCACTGGTATCAGCGCTTAA
- a CDS encoding DNA-binding protein — protein sequence MKKEWFSTSELTGIAGLPSTIQGINQKARREQWKSRKRTGVQGKALEYHIDSIPDKVRIVLRSHEEGAKYSAMVNDPFAIWVTAYNQLTSTERERIISLIVRHGISGLMDKVNMFTVEPAEVEEVC from the coding sequence ATGAAAAAAGAATGGTTTTCAACAAGTGAGTTAACTGGAATAGCTGGGCTACCCTCAACCATTCAGGGAATTAATCAAAAAGCACGCCGTGAGCAATGGAAAAGTCGCAAACGTACTGGCGTGCAGGGTAAAGCTCTTGAATACCACATTGATAGTATCCCGGACAAAGTCAGGATCGTGCTTCGCAGCCATGAAGAAGGGGCAAAGTATAGTGCGATGGTTAACGATCCTTTTGCCATTTGGGTAACCGCATACAATCAATTGACATCGACCGAGCGTGAAAGAATTATCTCCTTAATCGTTCGTCATGGTATTTCAGGATTAATGGATAAAGTTAATATGTTTACCGTTGAGCCTGCTGAAGTAGAAGAAGTTTGCTGA
- the amyA gene encoding alpha-amylase, producing the protein MKKATLLQFFHWYYPDGGKLWPEATKRAPELADMGITAVWLPPPYKGASGGYSVGYDSYDLFDLGEFEQKGSRATKYGDKEGLLKAVNTLKENGLEVYLDVVLNHKIGADETELIKVSRVDPDDRNIISDEVIEAKAYTRFTFPGRKNTYSEYVWDFHSFNGVDYLDEPREEGIFKIVNDYTDDGWVDEVDSENGNYDYLMGANIEFRNPAVMEELKRWVTWLMETVPSDGFRLDAVKHIPAWFFKQWLDHARGTVQRDLFTVAEYWSHDLATLQNYLELVDDKLMLFDAPLHLNFHHASQQGKEFDLSKIFVETLTEADAEHSVTLVANHDTQPLQALETPVDPWFKPLAYSLILLREQGVPCIFYPDLFGASYRDKGHDGKMCRVDMPAIRELPLLIRARQRFANGQQTDYFDSPNCIAFVREGTAEEPGCVVVLSNEAENSKLIELGEGLANKQYRDYLGIRQDTVITDEQGKGTFPVNASSVSVWVLEEFMEKS; encoded by the coding sequence ATGAAGAAAGCGACCTTATTGCAGTTTTTCCACTGGTATTATCCGGATGGTGGCAAATTGTGGCCAGAAGCTACGAAACGAGCACCAGAGCTGGCAGATATGGGCATTACTGCCGTTTGGTTGCCTCCACCTTATAAAGGCGCTTCAGGGGGTTACTCGGTTGGTTATGATAGTTATGACCTGTTTGATTTGGGTGAGTTTGAACAAAAGGGCAGCCGGGCAACCAAATATGGTGATAAAGAAGGGCTACTTAAAGCGGTTAATACGCTGAAAGAGAATGGCCTGGAAGTGTATCTTGATGTGGTACTAAACCATAAGATCGGTGCTGATGAAACTGAGCTGATCAAGGTCTCCCGGGTTGATCCTGACGATCGAAACATTATCTCTGATGAAGTTATTGAGGCGAAGGCCTATACCCGTTTTACCTTTCCCGGTAGGAAAAATACGTATTCAGAATACGTGTGGGATTTCCACAGCTTTAATGGTGTGGATTACCTTGATGAACCAAGAGAAGAAGGGATATTCAAAATTGTTAATGACTACACTGACGATGGATGGGTTGATGAAGTTGACAGTGAAAACGGCAACTATGATTATCTGATGGGGGCCAATATTGAGTTCCGTAATCCGGCAGTAATGGAGGAACTTAAACGCTGGGTTACCTGGTTGATGGAAACAGTTCCCAGCGATGGTTTTCGGTTGGATGCGGTTAAACACATCCCGGCATGGTTTTTTAAGCAATGGCTCGACCATGCACGAGGTACAGTCCAGCGCGATTTATTCACCGTGGCGGAGTATTGGTCTCACGATCTGGCGACGCTACAAAATTATCTGGAACTGGTGGATGATAAACTGATGCTGTTTGATGCTCCCTTGCACCTCAATTTTCACCATGCATCACAACAAGGTAAGGAGTTCGATCTCAGTAAGATCTTTGTTGAGACGTTAACTGAAGCTGATGCGGAACATTCGGTCACTTTGGTTGCTAATCATGATACCCAGCCTTTACAAGCGTTAGAAACGCCGGTTGATCCATGGTTTAAACCATTAGCCTATTCATTAATTTTACTGCGAGAGCAGGGTGTTCCTTGTATTTTCTATCCTGATCTGTTTGGTGCCAGCTACCGTGATAAGGGGCATGACGGTAAAATGTGTCGGGTTGATATGCCGGCAATTCGTGAGCTTCCTCTGTTGATTCGCGCTCGTCAGCGTTTTGCTAATGGTCAGCAGACTGATTATTTTGACTCTCCAAACTGTATTGCATTTGTTCGGGAAGGAACGGCTGAAGAGCCAGGCTGTGTTGTAGTGTTGTCAAATGAAGCAGAAAACAGCAAGTTAATAGAGCTGGGTGAGGGATTAGCCAATAAGCAATATCGGGATTATCTCGGTATTCGTCAGGATACCGTGATAACTGATGAACAGGGAAAGGGAACCTTTCCGGTTAATGCCAGCAGTGTTAGCGTTTGGGTGTTAGAAGAGTTTATGGAAAAAAGCTGA
- the cgtA gene encoding Obg family GTPase CgtA, translating into MKFVDEAVIRVEAGDGGNGCVSFRREKYIPKGGPDGGDGGDGGDVFMIADENLNTLIDYRFEKSFRAERGQNGQSKACTGRRGSDITIKVPVGTRILDQGTGEVLGDLTRHGQKLMVAKGGFHGLGNLRFKSSVNRTPRQKTSGTPGDKRELLLELLLLADVGMLGLPNAGKSTFIRAVSAAKPKVADYPFTTLVPSLGVVRMDSEQSFVVADIPGLIEGASDGAGLGIRFLKHLERCRVLLHLIDIAPIDESDPVENAHVIVNELNQYSENLADKPRWLVFNKVDLVDEEEAQQRAKTIADALGWEGKYYLISAANREGTTALCWDVMSFLNAHPKTMAIEEKSPEKVEFMWDDYHRTQLEEPEPHVDEEDWDDDDWDEEDDDGVEIVYER; encoded by the coding sequence ATGAAATTCGTTGATGAAGCCGTCATTCGCGTTGAAGCAGGCGATGGTGGTAATGGTTGTGTCAGTTTCCGCCGCGAAAAATATATTCCTAAAGGCGGGCCGGACGGCGGTGACGGCGGTGACGGCGGCGACGTTTTCATGATTGCTGATGAAAACCTGAACACACTGATTGATTATCGTTTTGAAAAATCATTCCGTGCCGAGCGTGGGCAAAATGGTCAAAGCAAGGCTTGTACCGGTCGTAGAGGTTCTGATATCACCATTAAGGTGCCTGTTGGTACTCGTATTCTGGATCAGGGAACGGGTGAAGTGCTGGGTGATTTAACGCGTCATGGGCAAAAATTGATGGTAGCCAAAGGCGGCTTTCACGGTTTGGGCAACCTGCGTTTTAAATCCTCGGTCAACCGTACTCCGCGTCAAAAAACCAGTGGTACACCGGGTGATAAGCGCGAGCTGTTGCTGGAACTGCTGCTGTTAGCTGATGTAGGTATGTTAGGGTTGCCTAATGCCGGGAAATCGACGTTTATTCGTGCGGTTTCAGCTGCTAAGCCTAAAGTGGCGGATTATCCATTTACCACGCTGGTACCTAGTCTGGGCGTAGTGCGCATGGACAGTGAACAGAGCTTTGTTGTGGCCGATATTCCAGGTTTGATTGAAGGTGCTTCTGATGGCGCTGGCTTAGGCATTCGTTTTCTTAAGCACCTTGAGCGCTGCCGGGTATTGTTACATCTGATTGATATTGCACCAATTGATGAATCAGATCCGGTAGAAAATGCTCACGTTATTGTGAATGAGCTGAATCAGTACAGTGAAAATCTGGCTGATAAACCACGTTGGTTAGTATTCAATAAAGTGGATCTGGTTGACGAAGAAGAAGCACAGCAAAGAGCCAAAACCATTGCCGATGCGCTAGGGTGGGAAGGTAAATATTATCTGATCTCTGCTGCAAACCGTGAAGGTACTACGGCACTTTGTTGGGATGTTATGTCATTCCTGAACGCTCATCCTAAAACGATGGCAATTGAAGAGAAATCTCCTGAAAAAGTTGAATTCATGTGGGATGATTATCACCGTACCCAATTGGAAGAACCAGAACCACACGTTGATGAGGAAGACTGGGACGATGACGATTGGGATGAAGAAGATGATGATGGTGTTGAAATCGTCTATGAGCGCTGA
- the mdh gene encoding malate dehydrogenase: protein MKITVLGAAGGIGQALALLLKTQLPAKSELSLYDIAPVTPGVAVDLSHIPTAVKVTGFSGEDAKPALQGADIVLISAGVARKPGMDRSDLFNINAGIVRNLIEQVAQVCPKACIGIITNPVNTTVAIAAEVLKKAGVYDKNKLFGITTLDIIRSNTFVTDLKGKLPGDVEVPVIGGHSGVTILPLLSQIPGVSFTDAEIESLTKRIQNAGTEVVEAKAGGGSATLSMGQAAARFALSLLRGLQGEQGVVECAYVEGDGKYARFFAQPLVLGKNGIESRKEIGTLSAFEQKALDSMLDVLHKDIELGEKFIQG from the coding sequence ATGAAAATTACAGTTCTTGGCGCAGCCGGTGGAATTGGTCAGGCTTTAGCCCTGTTACTGAAAACGCAACTTCCTGCGAAGTCTGAGTTATCTCTCTATGATATCGCACCGGTTACTCCGGGGGTTGCTGTTGATTTAAGTCATATTCCTACAGCAGTTAAAGTCACCGGTTTTAGCGGTGAAGATGCAAAACCAGCTCTGCAAGGTGCTGATATTGTTTTAATTTCTGCAGGTGTTGCACGTAAACCAGGTATGGATCGCTCCGATTTATTCAATATTAATGCGGGCATTGTACGTAATCTGATTGAGCAGGTAGCTCAGGTATGTCCGAAAGCCTGTATTGGTATCATCACCAACCCAGTTAATACCACTGTAGCCATTGCGGCAGAAGTGTTGAAGAAAGCTGGTGTCTATGACAAAAATAAACTGTTCGGTATTACTACTCTGGACATTATTCGTTCTAATACTTTCGTTACAGATCTGAAAGGTAAGTTACCTGGCGATGTAGAAGTTCCTGTTATTGGTGGTCATTCAGGGGTAACTATTCTGCCTCTGTTATCACAAATTCCTGGCGTAAGCTTTACCGATGCTGAAATCGAGTCACTTACTAAACGTATCCAAAATGCGGGTACCGAAGTGGTTGAAGCTAAAGCGGGTGGTGGATCGGCAACGTTGTCAATGGGACAAGCCGCAGCGCGTTTTGCTCTGTCACTGCTGCGCGGATTACAGGGTGAGCAAGGCGTTGTTGAATGTGCTTATGTTGAGGGTGATGGCAAGTATGCACGTTTCTTCGCACAGCCGCTGGTACTAGGTAAGAATGGTATTGAGAGCAGAAAAGAGATCGGCACATTAAGCGCATTTGAGCAAAAAGCGCTGGATTCAATGCTGGATGTACTGCACAAAGATATTGAACTGGGTGAAAAATTCATTCAGGGATAA
- the greA gene encoding transcription elongation factor GreA, translating into MRQIPMTLLGAERLREELEYLKGVRRPKIIADIAEARAHGDLKENAEYHAAREQQGFCEGRIQEIEAKLSNAQVIDITKMPYTGRVIFGATVKVMNLETEEEVVYRIVGDDEADFKQNLISINSPMARGLIGKEADDVVVIKAPGGDIEFEILNVEYL; encoded by the coding sequence ATGCGACAAATTCCAATGACGTTACTGGGTGCAGAAAGACTGCGTGAAGAGCTCGAGTACTTAAAAGGTGTACGTCGGCCAAAAATTATTGCTGATATCGCTGAGGCAAGAGCTCATGGTGACCTGAAAGAGAATGCTGAATATCATGCCGCGCGTGAACAGCAAGGTTTCTGCGAAGGGCGAATTCAGGAAATTGAAGCTAAACTGTCTAATGCACAAGTCATTGATATTACCAAGATGCCTTATACTGGCCGGGTGATTTTTGGTGCGACGGTTAAAGTGATGAATCTGGAAACAGAAGAAGAAGTTGTCTACCGTATTGTGGGTGATGATGAAGCGGATTTTAAACAGAATCTGATCTCAATTAACTCACCGATGGCGCGTGGTTTGATTGGTAAAGAAGCGGACGATGTGGTGGTGATTAAAGCACCTGGTGGTGATATCGAGTTTGAAATTCTGAACGTTGAATATCTTTAA
- the rpmA gene encoding 50S ribosomal protein L27 yields the protein MAHKKAGGSSRNGRDSESKRLGVKRFGGESILAGNILVRQRGTKFHAGTNVGCGRDHTLFALIDGKVKFEVKGPKNRKFISIVAE from the coding sequence ATGGCACATAAAAAGGCTGGCGGTTCCTCACGAAATGGCCGCGATTCTGAAAGTAAACGTCTGGGCGTAAAACGTTTCGGCGGTGAATCAATTCTGGCAGGTAACATTCTGGTTCGTCAACGTGGTACTAAATTCCACGCGGGTACCAATGTTGGTTGTGGTCGCGATCACACCCTGTTTGCTTTAATTGACGGTAAAGTCAAATTTGAAGTAAAAGGCCCAAAAAATCGTAAATTTATAAGCATCGTTGCTGAATAA
- a CDS encoding DNA-binding protein, with the protein MKKKWFSTRELTGVAGLPGTIQGINQKAHREKWESRKRTGVQGKALEYHINSIPEKVQIALQAKESGVQFDAIANDSLAVWISAFHQLTEAERERIISLIMRQGIAGLMEKVNWNGGSDDASQS; encoded by the coding sequence ATGAAAAAAAAATGGTTTTCGACCAGAGAATTGACTGGCGTTGCTGGATTACCCGGTACCATTCAGGGCATCAATCAAAAAGCCCATCGGGAGAAGTGGGAAAGCCGTAAACGTACGGGTGTTCAGGGGAAAGCTTTGGAATATCATATCAATAGTATTCCTGAAAAGGTTCAAATTGCACTACAGGCTAAAGAGAGTGGGGTGCAGTTTGATGCTATTGCTAATGATTCATTAGCCGTCTGGATAAGTGCGTTTCACCAATTAACAGAGGCTGAGCGAGAGAGAATTATCTCTTTGATTATGAGGCAGGGTATCGCCGGATTAATGGAGAAAGTTAATTGGAATGGTGGTAGTGATGATGCTTCACAGAGCTGA
- a CDS encoding helix-turn-helix domain-containing protein translates to MISRKEDWHSADIIAALRKRGTTLAALSRQSGLSSSTLANALVRPWPKGERIIAAALEKHPSEIWPSRYLKIKNNQLNSGEQQHI, encoded by the coding sequence ATGATTTCAAGGAAAGAAGATTGGCATTCTGCAGATATCATTGCCGCCTTACGTAAAAGAGGTACCACATTAGCGGCGTTATCACGCCAATCTGGTTTAAGTTCATCAACTTTAGCCAATGCACTTGTTCGTCCGTGGCCCAAGGGAGAAAGGATTATTGCAGCAGCGTTAGAAAAACACCCTTCTGAAATATGGCCCAGCCGATACTTAAAAATAAAAAATAATCAATTAAATTCTGGTGAACAACAGCACATCTGA
- the yhbY gene encoding ribosome assembly RNA-binding protein YhbY: MNLSNKQKQHLKGLAHPLKPVVMVGASGLTEGVLAEVEHALEHHELIKVKISTEDRETKQLIADAIARETGANNVQVIGSVLVLYRASKDKKISLPR; encoded by the coding sequence ATGAATCTATCTAACAAGCAAAAACAGCACCTTAAAGGCTTAGCGCACCCGTTAAAGCCGGTTGTCATGGTAGGTGCAAGCGGTCTCACTGAAGGCGTTCTCGCTGAAGTTGAGCATGCTTTAGAGCATCATGAACTCATCAAAGTAAAGATATCAACAGAAGATCGTGAAACTAAACAATTGATTGCAGACGCGATTGCTCGTGAAACTGGCGCTAACAATGTGCAGGTGATTGGTAGTGTTTTAGTGCTCTATCGAGCCAGTAAAGACAAAAAAATCAGCCTGCCACGTTAA
- the dacB gene encoding serine-type D-Ala-D-Ala carboxypeptidase produces the protein MRLLNVFSGIACSLVITGAQATQIDQYTQLLPEGANLSLMVQKVGASTPSIDYQDKQLTLPASTQKVVTALAALLQLGADYRFTTTIEGSGSVNNGVLNGDLIVRFSGDPTLKSQQVRSMVQSLKQQGIRQVSGGLIIDTSVFASHDKAPGWSWNDMTQCFSAPPSAAIIDKNCFSVALQTSKQEGGTATVQVASYFPVQVNSQVRSYPRNSPNARFCEFDVTAGENLRYTLTGCRTQQDKPITLSFAVQDGNAYAAQIVKNELRQAGIQIGNAIRYQTTRTGPGKVLAQNQSAPLHDLLKVMLKSSDNMIADTVFRTMGNKQYNLPGTWRSGSSAVRLILRQQAGIDIGNTVIADGSGLSRHNLISADTMMQILQYIARNDSQLDFISMLPTAGQDGTLRARSGFKDAGLEGKVSAKTGALQGVYNLAGFMTTASGEKVAFVQFLSSYAMSPQDRSGRKATLANFESTLYRDLYNSN, from the coding sequence ATGCGCTTATTGAACGTTTTCAGCGGAATTGCCTGTTCACTGGTTATTACTGGTGCACAAGCTACTCAAATAGATCAATACACTCAATTATTACCTGAAGGTGCCAATCTTTCATTGATGGTACAGAAAGTTGGTGCGTCGACACCTTCTATCGATTATCAGGACAAGCAGCTAACCTTACCGGCCAGTACACAAAAAGTCGTTACTGCGCTGGCAGCTCTGTTGCAACTGGGTGCCGATTACCGTTTTACTACCACTATTGAAGGCTCTGGTTCAGTCAATAATGGCGTATTGAATGGTGATTTAATTGTTCGTTTTAGTGGTGATCCTACCCTGAAAAGTCAGCAAGTACGCTCGATGGTTCAATCCCTTAAGCAACAAGGGATCCGTCAGGTATCAGGCGGTCTGATAATTGATACCTCAGTATTTGCCAGCCATGACAAAGCCCCTGGATGGTCATGGAATGATATGACCCAGTGCTTCAGTGCCCCACCATCAGCCGCTATTATTGATAAAAACTGCTTTTCTGTAGCATTACAAACTTCCAAACAGGAAGGTGGAACGGCCACGGTGCAAGTCGCATCTTACTTCCCGGTACAGGTTAATAGTCAGGTGCGTTCTTACCCAAGAAATTCACCAAATGCTCGTTTTTGTGAGTTTGACGTTACCGCTGGTGAAAACCTGCGTTATACCCTGACAGGCTGCCGCACTCAACAGGACAAACCGATTACTCTGTCATTCGCCGTTCAGGATGGTAATGCATACGCGGCTCAAATTGTGAAAAATGAGCTAAGACAAGCAGGTATTCAGATTGGTAATGCTATTCGCTACCAAACCACTCGCACTGGCCCGGGTAAAGTATTAGCCCAAAATCAGTCTGCTCCTCTGCATGACCTGTTAAAAGTAATGTTGAAAAGCTCTGACAATATGATTGCCGATACCGTTTTCCGCACTATGGGTAATAAGCAATATAACTTGCCGGGAACCTGGCGCTCTGGTTCCAGCGCAGTTCGGCTAATATTGCGTCAACAAGCCGGTATTGATATTGGCAACACGGTAATTGCAGATGGTTCTGGTTTATCACGCCATAATCTGATTTCTGCGGACACGATGATGCAAATTCTACAGTACATTGCCCGCAACGATAGCCAGTTGGATTTTATTTCCATGTTGCCTACTGCAGGTCAGGATGGAACACTGCGTGCGCGCAGCGGTTTTAAAGATGCAGGTTTAGAAGGTAAAGTTTCTGCTAAAACAGGTGCATTACAAGGCGTTTATAATCTGGCTGGATTTATGACTACCGCCAGCGGAGAGAAAGTCGCTTTTGTTCAGTTCCTTTCCAGCTATGCAATGTCACCACAGGATCGCTCTGGCCGTAAAGCCACGCTGGCAAACTTTGAAAGCACGCTATACCGGGATTTGTACAACAGTAACTAG
- the rlmE gene encoding 23S rRNA (uridine(2552)-2'-O)-methyltransferase RlmE has protein sequence MGNKKRSASSTRWLQEHFNDKYVQQAQKKGLRSRAWFKLDEIQQADKLFKPGMTIVDLGAAPGGWSQYVVTQIGNIGRVIACDILPMDPIAGVDFLQGDFRDEMVLKALLERVGDSKVQVVMSDMAPNMSGTPAVDIPRAMYLVELALDMCKDVLAPGGSFVVKVFQGDGFDEYLREIRALFKTVKIRKPDASRSRSREVYIVATGRKL, from the coding sequence ATGGGTAATAAAAAGCGTTCGGCCAGTTCAACGCGCTGGTTACAAGAACACTTTAACGACAAATATGTACAACAGGCGCAGAAAAAGGGGCTACGTTCCCGCGCATGGTTTAAACTAGATGAAATACAGCAAGCCGACAAACTGTTTAAACCGGGTATGACGATCGTTGATTTAGGTGCAGCTCCGGGTGGCTGGTCGCAATATGTTGTGACACAGATTGGTAACATAGGTAGAGTAATTGCGTGTGATATTTTACCAATGGATCCTATCGCCGGAGTCGATTTCCTTCAGGGCGACTTTCGTGATGAAATGGTGCTAAAGGCTTTGCTTGAGCGCGTCGGTGACAGTAAAGTTCAGGTAGTAATGTCTGATATGGCGCCAAATATGAGCGGTACTCCTGCCGTTGATATTCCCCGGGCGATGTATCTGGTTGAATTGGCGTTAGACATGTGTAAAGACGTGCTGGCACCAGGTGGAAGTTTTGTGGTTAAGGTCTTTCAGGGGGATGGATTTGATGAGTATTTACGAGAAATCCGGGCCCTGTTTAAAACAGTGAAGATCCGTAAGCCCGATGCTTCACGGTCTCGTTCACGTGAAGTATACATTGTAGCGACTGGGCGCAAACTATAG
- the ispB gene encoding octaprenyl diphosphate synthase translates to MNIEKITQLAEKDMTAVNAAILAQLDSDVVLINQLGHYIISGGGKRIRPMIAVLSARALGYQGDGHITSAALIEFIHTATLLHDDVVDESDLRRGKATANAAFGNAASVLVGDFIYTRSFQMMTSLGSLEILKLMSSATNVIAEGEVMQLMNCNDPDITEENYMQVIYSKTARLFEAAAQASAILAGATPEQEKALQDYGRYIGTAFQLIDDLLDYSADGSKLGKNLGDDLNEGKPTLPLLHAMRNGSAESAAQIREAIEQGNGRHLLESVLKTMNQCCSLTYTQQRAEEEADKAISALACLPDTPYRTALESLARLSVHRDT, encoded by the coding sequence ATGAATATTGAAAAAATCACCCAGTTAGCAGAAAAGGACATGACGGCAGTTAATGCCGCAATACTTGCCCAGTTAGATTCCGATGTTGTGTTGATCAATCAGTTGGGGCATTACATCATCAGTGGTGGTGGGAAACGCATTCGCCCTATGATTGCCGTTCTCTCTGCTCGCGCACTGGGATACCAAGGAGATGGGCACATTACTTCCGCGGCTTTAATCGAGTTCATTCATACCGCAACCTTGTTGCATGATGACGTGGTTGATGAATCGGACCTTCGCAGAGGAAAGGCCACAGCCAATGCTGCATTTGGTAATGCGGCCAGCGTATTAGTCGGCGATTTCATCTATACCCGCTCTTTTCAAATGATGACCAGCCTGGGTTCATTAGAAATTTTAAAACTGATGTCATCGGCGACTAACGTTATTGCCGAAGGCGAAGTCATGCAACTGATGAACTGTAACGATCCTGATATAACTGAAGAAAATTATATGCAGGTGATTTACAGCAAAACGGCACGACTCTTTGAGGCTGCCGCACAAGCTTCAGCAATCCTCGCAGGCGCAACGCCAGAACAGGAAAAAGCACTGCAGGATTATGGTCGTTATATTGGTACCGCATTCCAATTGATCGATGACCTGTTGGATTACAGTGCTGATGGTTCCAAACTGGGTAAAAATCTGGGAGATGACCTGAACGAAGGCAAACCAACATTACCATTGCTGCATGCTATGCGTAATGGGTCAGCTGAAAGTGCTGCTCAAATTCGTGAAGCTATTGAACAAGGAAACGGGCGTCATTTACTGGAGTCTGTACTGAAAACCATGAATCAATGCTGTTCACTAACGTATACACAACAGCGTGCAGAAGAAGAAGCTGATAAAGCAATTTCTGCACTAGCCTGTTTGCCAGATACACCATACAGAACAGCATTAGAATCACTGGCTCGTCTGTCTGTACACCGAGACACCTAG